A single region of the Paraburkholderia megapolitana genome encodes:
- a CDS encoding competence/damage-inducible protein A, with product MAFGVIIIGDEILSGRRTDKHLPKVIELLSARGLSLEWADYIGDDPQRIVDTLRRTFASGDIVFSTGGIGATPDDHTRQCAATALGVPLELHPEASVLIQERIREMHPANSPTPLDLDSPDNRHRLNMGTFPRGASIIPNGYNKIPGFSVGDHHFVPGFPVMAWPMIEWVLDTKYAHLHHAMPHAEKSLLVFEMPESTLTPLMEKIERDFPGVRVFSLPSVGDAERGGVYARRHIDLGVKGEPEAVAAAFVKLREGVHQLGGDIIEPAVAEAPSSAGKPR from the coding sequence ATGGCATTTGGCGTCATCATCATCGGCGATGAAATCCTGTCGGGTAGACGTACCGACAAGCATCTGCCGAAGGTCATCGAACTATTGAGCGCACGCGGACTGTCGCTCGAATGGGCCGACTATATCGGCGACGATCCGCAACGTATCGTCGATACGCTGCGTCGTACGTTTGCTTCCGGCGATATCGTGTTTTCGACCGGCGGTATCGGTGCGACGCCCGACGATCACACGCGCCAGTGCGCGGCAACCGCGCTCGGTGTGCCGCTCGAACTGCATCCGGAAGCTTCGGTGCTGATTCAGGAGCGGATTCGCGAGATGCATCCGGCGAACTCCCCGACGCCACTCGATCTCGACTCGCCGGACAACCGGCATCGCCTGAACATGGGCACGTTCCCGCGCGGCGCGTCGATCATTCCGAACGGCTACAACAAGATTCCGGGCTTCTCGGTCGGCGATCATCACTTCGTGCCGGGCTTTCCAGTGATGGCGTGGCCGATGATCGAATGGGTACTGGATACGAAGTACGCGCATCTGCATCACGCGATGCCGCATGCGGAGAAGTCGCTGCTGGTGTTCGAGATGCCCGAGTCGACGCTGACGCCGCTAATGGAGAAGATCGAGCGTGATTTTCCCGGCGTGCGGGTGTTCAGCTTGCCGAGCGTGGGCGATGCGGAGCGCGGTGGCGTCTACGCACGCCGACATATCGATCTGGGCGTGAAGGGCGAACCTGAAGCGGTGGCTGCGGCGTTCGTGAAGCTGCGCGAAGGCGTGCATCAACTCGGCGGCGACATCATTGAGCCGGCGGTGGCCGAGGCGCCGTCTTCGGCAGGCAAGCCGCGCTAG
- a CDS encoding YVTN family beta-propeller repeat protein has translation MSIFSLRRLTGTFAAGAAIVAAAGLFSPLVHANNVIVLNSGEATLSLIDEATRQVVSTVPTGKEPHHLMATPDNASLIVANSVSNNLLFVDPKTGKPQRWIENIEDPYQIGFSPDRKWLVTTGLRLDRLDIYHFDGRDPTLAKRLPLAVMPSHMAFTSDSKTVFVTLQVSGELAAIDLPTQTIKWKMKLGKVPAGLWLTPGEKYLLVGMTGADYVAVVDWKNQTIVKTIPTGKGAHNFRSLADGRHVAVSNRVASTISIIDEESLTNVGDITGLMPGPDDMELTADKRYLWVTFRFAKHVGIIDLSTRKLIQTIAVGRSPHGIYFYDRAPVTAPNGA, from the coding sequence ATGTCCATATTCTCTCTTCGCCGTTTGACCGGTACGTTCGCAGCGGGCGCGGCGATCGTCGCTGCAGCAGGCCTGTTTTCCCCGTTAGTTCACGCCAATAACGTGATCGTGCTCAATTCCGGCGAAGCCACGCTGAGCCTGATCGACGAGGCCACGCGTCAGGTGGTGTCCACCGTGCCGACCGGCAAGGAACCGCACCACCTGATGGCGACGCCCGACAACGCGTCGCTGATCGTCGCGAATTCGGTGTCCAACAACCTGTTGTTCGTCGATCCGAAAACCGGCAAGCCGCAACGCTGGATCGAAAACATCGAAGATCCCTATCAGATCGGTTTTTCACCCGACCGTAAATGGCTCGTTACGACGGGGCTGCGGCTCGATCGCCTCGACATCTATCATTTCGACGGGCGCGACCCGACGCTCGCGAAGCGTCTGCCGCTCGCGGTGATGCCAAGCCACATGGCGTTCACGAGCGACAGCAAAACGGTGTTCGTGACGTTGCAAGTCTCGGGCGAACTGGCCGCGATCGATCTGCCGACGCAGACCATCAAATGGAAAATGAAGCTCGGCAAGGTCCCCGCCGGCCTGTGGCTGACCCCCGGCGAAAAGTACCTGCTGGTCGGCATGACCGGCGCCGATTACGTCGCGGTGGTGGACTGGAAAAACCAGACGATCGTCAAGACGATTCCGACCGGCAAGGGCGCGCATAACTTCCGCTCGCTCGCGGACGGTCGGCACGTCGCGGTATCGAACCGCGTGGCGAGTACGATCAGCATCATCGACGAAGAGTCGTTGACCAATGTCGGCGACATCACCGGCCTGATGCCGGGGCCGGACGACATGGAACTCACCGCGGATAAACGCTATTTGTGGGTGACGTTCCGCTTCGCGAAGCACGTCGGCATCATCGACCTGAGCACGCGCAAGCTGATCCAGACCATCGCGGTGGGCCGCTCGCCGCACGGCATTTATTTCTACGACCGCGCGCCGGTCACGGCGCCCAACGGCGCTTGA
- the hrpA gene encoding ATP-dependent RNA helicase HrpA, with protein sequence MSNVSKSPASPDAKNASGAGQDKPAQPRPDTAPARRPQQHAPKPPRRGPSGAPGASGQPAESGKSAGSNNRPAPRAPRIVEPNPIPPITFPEALPVSGRRDEIARAIAGNQVVIVSGETGSGKTTQLPKICLTLGRGLGAGGSGLIGHTQPRRIAASATGRRIAEELGTPFGEVVGYKVRFTDNLAPGASVKLMTDGILLAETQTDPLLRAYDTLIIDEAHERSLNIDFLLGYLKEILPKRPDLKLIVTSATIDADRFARHFGSEERPAPVIEVSGRLYPVEVRYRPVAEDSPAVKAAEGTAGRERARSGAGRDRDLMEAIVDAVDELCREGPGDVLVFLPGEREIRDAAEALRKHHPPHTEILPLFARLSAAEQERVFRTSNARRIVLATNVAETSLTVPGIRYVVDTGLARVKRYSYRNKVEQLQVESISQAAANQRAGRCGRVADGICIRLYEESDFQGRVRFTDPEILRSSLAAVILRMKSLHLTGIETFPFIEPPPGRAIADGYQLLNELGAVDDDNALTPLGRELGRLPLDPRVGRMILAARDQQALREVLIIASALSVQDPRDRPIEAQEQADQAHRRFADERSEFLQWLKIWAWFEEAIEHKKSNRQLADACRANFLSHLRLREWRDVHSQLLTVVREHGWRLNETEATFEQIHLALLTGLLGNIGLKADDEPHYLGARGIKFFLWPGSALVKKAGRWVIAAELVETSRLYARCIAKIEPEWIERVGAHLLRKSLSEPHWEKRAAQVSAFERAVLYGLTVYHRRRVSFGKQDPARARELFIRGALVEGEFDTKLAFFAHNRKLFADIEQLEHKSRRQDVLVDDELIFGFYDQAIPQGMHTGAAFERWYRDEVKKSGQPEDRLRLLYLSRDDLMRHEAAGVTTDLFPKRMTMSGVEMTLSYHFEPGTPRDGVTLALPLYALNQVDARRCEWLVPGMVKEKTQLLLKSLPQKLRRHCVPLPEYAAGFVERTGGPRFGAGGLLETLIADIREQTQVAVRQADFKLETLAAHLFMNFKVVDEHGRQLAMGRNLAQLRAELGGQAQQHFQQIAAGAAGAALADVAGGGASVAASTRGAAAGAVPATRGKPASAAPQTGRQEGTASGTALYENLTTWSFGKLPELLEIRRGGQTLFGYPALVDRGTHCDVEVFDSPDEAARIHRAGLRRLFALQLREPIRYLEKNLPGLREMAMQFMPRGSQEELRDQLIDVALDRACLQEPLPDDDASFHARHDEGKGRLTLLAQEIARLVGLILGDYAAAAKKLVQAKSFGAAYADLNSQLDTLIGKRFVIDTPYQQLTHFPRYLKGIALRIDKLKADSARDARQAAEFQPLLQHYQRALAQRGGVADPRLAEFRWLLEELRISLFAQELRTPMPVSVKRLVKVWESMQR encoded by the coding sequence ATGTCGAATGTATCCAAAAGTCCCGCTTCGCCGGATGCGAAAAATGCGTCGGGTGCCGGGCAAGACAAGCCGGCGCAGCCCCGCCCCGACACGGCGCCCGCGCGGCGCCCGCAGCAGCACGCGCCGAAGCCGCCGCGCCGTGGGCCATCTGGAGCGCCGGGAGCGTCTGGCCAGCCTGCTGAGTCTGGTAAATCCGCCGGCAGCAACAACCGTCCCGCTCCGCGCGCGCCGCGCATCGTCGAGCCGAACCCGATCCCACCGATCACCTTCCCCGAAGCGCTGCCGGTCTCCGGTCGACGCGACGAAATCGCGCGTGCGATTGCCGGGAATCAGGTCGTGATCGTCAGTGGCGAGACCGGTTCGGGCAAGACGACCCAGCTACCGAAGATCTGTCTCACGCTCGGCCGTGGCCTTGGCGCCGGCGGCTCCGGTCTGATCGGGCACACGCAGCCGCGGCGTATCGCGGCCTCCGCGACCGGTCGCCGGATCGCCGAGGAACTCGGCACGCCGTTTGGCGAAGTGGTCGGCTACAAGGTGCGTTTCACCGACAATCTCGCGCCGGGCGCGTCGGTCAAGCTGATGACCGACGGTATCCTGCTGGCCGAGACGCAAACCGATCCGCTGCTGCGCGCCTACGACACGCTGATCATCGACGAAGCGCACGAGCGCAGCCTGAACATCGATTTTCTGCTCGGCTATCTGAAGGAAATCCTGCCGAAGCGGCCCGATCTGAAGCTGATCGTCACGTCCGCGACGATCGACGCGGACCGTTTTGCGCGGCACTTCGGCAGCGAGGAGCGGCCGGCGCCGGTGATCGAAGTGAGCGGCCGGCTCTATCCGGTCGAGGTGCGCTACCGGCCGGTCGCCGAAGACAGCCCCGCGGTGAAGGCTGCCGAAGGCACGGCCGGCCGCGAGCGGGCACGCAGCGGGGCGGGCCGCGACCGCGATCTGATGGAAGCGATCGTCGATGCGGTCGACGAACTGTGCCGCGAAGGCCCGGGCGACGTGCTCGTGTTCCTGCCCGGCGAGCGCGAGATTCGCGACGCCGCGGAAGCGTTGCGCAAGCATCATCCGCCGCATACGGAAATTCTGCCGCTGTTCGCGCGGTTGTCGGCGGCGGAGCAGGAACGCGTGTTCCGCACCTCGAACGCGCGGCGTATCGTGCTCGCGACCAACGTCGCCGAAACCTCGCTGACGGTGCCGGGCATCCGCTACGTGGTCGATACGGGGCTGGCGCGCGTCAAGCGCTATTCGTACCGCAACAAGGTCGAGCAGTTGCAGGTCGAGTCGATCTCGCAGGCTGCGGCCAACCAGCGCGCAGGCCGCTGCGGCCGCGTGGCCGACGGCATCTGTATCCGTCTTTACGAAGAGAGCGATTTCCAGGGGCGGGTGCGCTTCACCGATCCGGAAATCCTGCGCTCGTCGCTGGCAGCGGTGATTCTGCGGATGAAGTCGCTGCATCTGACTGGAATCGAAACCTTCCCGTTTATCGAGCCACCGCCGGGCCGGGCGATCGCCGATGGTTACCAACTGCTGAACGAACTCGGTGCCGTCGACGACGACAACGCGCTGACGCCGCTCGGTCGCGAGCTGGGGCGCTTGCCGCTCGATCCGCGGGTCGGCCGGATGATCCTCGCCGCGCGCGACCAGCAGGCGTTGCGCGAGGTGTTGATCATCGCGAGTGCGCTGTCGGTGCAGGACCCGCGCGACCGGCCGATCGAAGCGCAGGAGCAGGCCGATCAGGCGCATCGGCGCTTCGCCGACGAGCGTTCGGAATTCCTGCAGTGGCTGAAAATCTGGGCGTGGTTCGAAGAAGCGATCGAGCACAAGAAGTCGAACCGGCAGCTTGCTGACGCGTGCCGGGCGAATTTCCTGTCGCATCTGCGTTTGCGCGAATGGCGCGATGTGCACTCGCAACTGCTGACGGTGGTGCGCGAACACGGCTGGCGTCTGAACGAAACCGAAGCGACCTTCGAGCAGATCCATCTCGCGCTGCTCACGGGCCTGCTCGGCAACATCGGCCTGAAAGCCGACGACGAACCGCACTACCTCGGCGCGCGCGGCATCAAGTTCTTCCTCTGGCCGGGTTCGGCGCTGGTGAAGAAAGCCGGGCGCTGGGTGATCGCGGCCGAACTCGTCGAGACGAGCCGGCTGTACGCACGCTGCATCGCGAAGATCGAGCCGGAGTGGATTGAGCGGGTCGGCGCGCATCTATTGAGGAAATCGCTCTCCGAGCCGCACTGGGAAAAGCGCGCAGCCCAGGTGTCGGCGTTCGAGCGGGCGGTGCTGTATGGCCTGACGGTGTATCACCGGCGGCGTGTGAGCTTCGGCAAACAGGACCCGGCGCGGGCGCGCGAGCTGTTTATCCGCGGCGCGCTGGTCGAAGGCGAATTCGACACGAAGCTTGCGTTCTTTGCGCACAACCGCAAGCTGTTCGCCGATATCGAGCAGCTCGAACACAAGTCGCGTCGCCAGGACGTGCTGGTCGACGACGAACTGATCTTCGGCTTCTACGATCAGGCGATTCCGCAGGGCATGCATACCGGTGCCGCGTTTGAGCGCTGGTATCGCGACGAAGTAAAGAAGAGCGGGCAGCCGGAAGATCGCTTGCGGCTGCTGTATCTGTCGCGCGACGACCTGATGCGGCACGAAGCCGCCGGCGTCACCACCGATCTGTTCCCGAAGCGGATGACGATGTCGGGCGTCGAGATGACGCTGTCGTATCACTTCGAGCCGGGCACACCGCGCGATGGTGTAACGCTCGCGTTGCCGCTGTATGCGCTGAACCAGGTCGATGCGCGGCGCTGCGAGTGGCTCGTGCCGGGCATGGTCAAGGAAAAGACCCAGTTGCTGCTGAAGTCGCTGCCGCAGAAGCTGCGCCGTCATTGCGTGCCGCTGCCGGAATACGCGGCGGGTTTTGTCGAGCGCACCGGCGGTCCGCGTTTTGGCGCGGGCGGTCTGCTCGAAACGTTGATCGCAGATATTCGCGAACAGACGCAGGTCGCCGTCCGGCAAGCGGATTTCAAGCTCGAAACGCTGGCGGCGCACCTGTTCATGAATTTCAAGGTCGTCGACGAGCACGGACGACAGCTTGCGATGGGGCGCAATCTTGCGCAGTTGCGCGCTGAACTCGGTGGTCAGGCGCAGCAGCATTTTCAGCAGATTGCGGCGGGGGCTGCGGGGGCGGCGCTTGCCGATGTGGCGGGTGGTGGTGCCAGTGTTGCTGCGAGTACGCGCGGTGCCGCAGCCGGAGCGGTACCGGCGACGCGTGGCAAACCCGCGTCCGCGGCGCCGCAAACCGGGCGACAAGAAGGCACGGCCTCTGGCACGGCGCTCTACGAAAACCTCACCACATGGAGTTTCGGCAAGCTGCCCGAACTGCTCGAAATTCGTCGCGGTGGGCAGACGCTGTTCGGCTATCCGGCGCTTGTCGATCGCGGCACGCATTGTGACGTCGAGGTATTCGATTCGCCCGATGAAGCCGCGCGCATTCATCGCGCGGGTCTGCGGCGGCTCTTTGCGCTGCAGTTGCGCGAACCGATCCGCTACCTGGAGAAGAACCTGCCGGGATTGCGCGAGATGGCGATGCAGTTCATGCCGCGCGGTTCCCAGGAAGAATTGCGCGATCAACTGATCGATGTCGCGCTCGATCGAGCGTGCCTGCAAGAGCCGCTACCCGACGACGACGCGAGTTTTCACGCGCGCCACGACGAAGGCAAAGGGCGCCTCACGTTGCTCGCTCAGGAGATTGCACGGCTGGTCGGACTGATTCTCGGCGACTACGCGGCGGCCGCGAAGAAACTCGTGCAGGCGAAGTCGTTTGGCGCGGCGTACGCGGATCTCAACAGCCAGCTCGATACGCTGATCGGCAAGCGCTTTGTCATCGATACGCCGTATCAGCAGCTCACGCATTTTCCGCGCTATCTGAAGGGCATCGCGCTGCGCATCGACAAGCTGAAAGCCGATTCGGCGCGCGACGCGCGGCAAGCGGCGGAATTCCAGCCGCTGTTGCAGCACTATCAGCGCGCGCTCGCGCAGCGCGGCGGTGTCGCCGATCCGCGTCTTGCGGAGTTTCGCTGGTTGCTCGAAGAACTGCGCATTTCGCTGTTCGCGCAGGAACTGCGTACGCCGATGCCGGTATCGGTGAAGCGGCTCGTCAAGGTGTGGGAATCGATGCAGCGTTGA
- a CDS encoding sterol desaturase family protein: MFPLIFSALDSLVSTVQTTLYVDIVQPLLFRFDLMGYDEDTYDSLYWVIVGVFEVLAMYAVLRPLEALRPVEKWENRKAVRVDVLYTWIAKLGILNLFFFFALQPLFDHVQGWLRLHNIANFEIDNLWPGVTTQPLVTFVIYLLVLDFAGYWYHRGQHRVGIWWELHAVHHSQRQMSLWTDDRNHLLDDLMQACFFAVIALVIGVPPAQFVVLVAITNLAQSVQHANIRLYFGRFGERLLVSPTFHRRHHAIGYGHEGLKYGCNFGVLFPWWDMLFRSVSWSREMEPTGIRDQLDGRRYGDGFWAQHGLAFVRIGKRLTAKRRGSGKDAAAV; encoded by the coding sequence ATGTTCCCACTGATCTTCTCCGCACTCGACAGCCTCGTTTCGACGGTGCAGACCACGCTGTACGTCGATATCGTGCAGCCGCTGCTGTTTCGCTTCGATCTGATGGGCTACGACGAAGACACCTACGACAGCCTGTACTGGGTGATCGTCGGGGTGTTCGAGGTGCTGGCGATGTACGCGGTACTGCGGCCGCTCGAAGCGCTGCGTCCGGTCGAGAAATGGGAAAACCGCAAGGCGGTGCGCGTCGACGTGCTCTATACGTGGATCGCGAAGCTCGGCATCCTGAACCTGTTTTTCTTCTTCGCCTTGCAACCGCTGTTCGACCACGTGCAGGGCTGGCTGCGCCTGCATAACATCGCGAACTTCGAGATCGACAACCTGTGGCCCGGTGTCACGACGCAACCGCTCGTGACATTCGTGATCTATCTGCTCGTGCTCGATTTCGCCGGCTACTGGTATCACCGCGGGCAACATCGTGTCGGCATCTGGTGGGAACTGCACGCGGTGCATCACAGCCAGCGCCAGATGTCGCTATGGACCGACGACCGTAACCATCTGCTCGACGACCTGATGCAGGCGTGTTTCTTTGCGGTAATCGCGCTGGTAATCGGCGTTCCGCCGGCGCAGTTCGTCGTCCTCGTTGCTATCACCAACCTTGCTCAAAGCGTCCAGCACGCGAATATTCGTCTGTACTTCGGCCGGTTTGGCGAACGGTTGCTGGTCAGCCCGACGTTCCATCGCCGGCATCATGCGATCGGCTATGGGCACGAAGGCCTGAAGTACGGCTGCAACTTCGGCGTGCTGTTTCCGTGGTGGGACATGCTGTTTCGCAGCGTCTCGTGGAGCCGCGAGATGGAGCCGACGGGGATTCGCGATCAGCTCGACGGCCGGCGCTATGGCGATGGTTTCTGGGCGCAGCACGGGCTTGCCTTCGTGCGGATCGGCAAGCGGCTCACCGCGAAACGGCGCGGGTCCGGCAAGGATGCCGCGGCGGTTTGA
- a CDS encoding rhodanese-like domain-containing protein: MSTLEQLYAQADRRRTENQLPYAGAVSPAEAFELLQLDTSARLVDVRTRAELDWVGRPVIGDGQYAHVEWTRYPGGVPNPEFLEQLRLVASPDTPVLLLCRSAARSKLAAIAATEAGFTRAFDLLEGFEGDKDGQGHRKTVAGWCFRGLPWIGA; this comes from the coding sequence ATGAGCACGCTCGAACAGCTGTACGCCCAGGCCGACAGGCGCCGTACCGAGAACCAGTTGCCGTATGCGGGCGCCGTGTCCCCGGCCGAAGCCTTCGAGCTTCTTCAACTCGACACCAGCGCCCGGCTCGTCGATGTGCGCACACGCGCCGAACTCGACTGGGTCGGCCGCCCGGTGATCGGCGACGGTCAGTACGCCCATGTCGAATGGACCCGCTACCCAGGCGGCGTGCCGAATCCGGAATTCCTCGAGCAACTGCGCCTCGTCGCCTCTCCCGATACCCCCGTCCTGCTGCTGTGCCGTAGCGCGGCGCGCTCGAAGCTCGCCGCGATCGCCGCGACCGAGGCCGGCTTCACGCGTGCATTCGATCTGCTGGAAGGATTTGAGGGCGACAAGGATGGCCAGGGGCATCGCAAGACAGTGGCGGGATGGTGCTTTCGCGGCTTGCCGTGGATCGGCGCTTGA
- the glnA gene encoding type I glutamate--ammonia ligase: MSKSVADVMQIVKDEDVKFVDFRFTDTRGKEQHVSVPVSAFDEDKFESGHAFDGSSIAGWKGIEASDMLLVPDADTAFIDPFYEESTLVLTCDVVEPADGKGYERDPRSLAKRAEAYLKSSGLGDTAYFGPEPEFFIFDSVQWNTDMSGSFVKIGSEEAPWSSAKEFEGGNTGHRPGVKGGYFPVAPVDSFQDIRSEMCLLLEQIGIPVEVHHHEVAGQGQNEIGTKFSTLVQRADWTQQLKYIVHNVAHTYGKTATFMPKPIVGDNGSGMHVHQSVWKDGQNLFAGNGYAGLSEFALFYIGGIIKHARALNAITNPTTNSYKRLVPHFEAPVKLAYSARNRSASIRIPHVSSPKGRRIETRFPDPMANPYLCFSALLMAGLDGVQNKIHPGEAADKNLYDLPPEEDAKIPTVCAGLDQALEALDKDREFLTRGGVFTDAMIDAYLGLKEAELQRVRMTTHPVEFELYYSL; encoded by the coding sequence ATGAGTAAATCCGTGGCCGACGTCATGCAAATCGTCAAAGACGAAGACGTCAAGTTTGTCGACTTCCGTTTCACCGACACGCGCGGCAAAGAGCAACACGTTTCGGTGCCGGTGTCGGCATTCGACGAAGACAAATTCGAAAGTGGCCATGCGTTTGACGGTTCTTCGATTGCCGGCTGGAAGGGCATCGAGGCTTCGGACATGCTGCTGGTGCCGGACGCCGACACCGCGTTCATCGACCCGTTCTACGAAGAATCGACGCTCGTGCTGACCTGCGACGTCGTCGAACCGGCAGACGGCAAGGGCTACGAACGCGATCCGCGCTCGCTCGCGAAGCGCGCCGAAGCCTACCTGAAGAGCTCGGGTCTCGGCGACACCGCGTACTTCGGTCCGGAACCCGAATTCTTCATTTTCGACTCGGTCCAGTGGAACACGGACATGTCGGGCAGCTTCGTGAAGATCGGTTCGGAAGAAGCGCCGTGGTCGTCGGCGAAAGAATTCGAAGGCGGCAACACGGGTCACCGTCCGGGCGTGAAGGGCGGCTACTTCCCGGTCGCACCGGTCGATTCGTTCCAGGACATCCGCTCGGAAATGTGTCTGCTGCTCGAGCAGATCGGCATTCCGGTCGAAGTGCACCACCACGAAGTGGCGGGTCAAGGCCAGAACGAAATCGGCACCAAGTTCTCGACACTCGTGCAGCGCGCCGACTGGACGCAGCAACTGAAGTACATCGTCCATAACGTCGCGCACACGTATGGCAAGACGGCGACGTTCATGCCGAAGCCGATCGTCGGCGACAACGGTTCGGGCATGCACGTGCACCAGTCGGTGTGGAAGGACGGCCAGAACCTGTTCGCAGGCAACGGCTACGCCGGCCTGTCGGAATTCGCGCTGTTCTACATCGGCGGCATCATCAAGCATGCTCGCGCGCTGAACGCAATCACGAACCCGACGACCAACTCGTACAAGCGTCTCGTGCCGCACTTCGAAGCACCGGTGAAGCTCGCCTACTCGGCGCGCAACCGTTCGGCATCGATCCGCATTCCGCACGTGTCGAGCCCGAAGGGTCGCCGTATCGAAACGCGCTTCCCGGATCCGATGGCGAATCCGTACCTGTGCTTCTCGGCGCTGCTGATGGCCGGTCTGGACGGCGTGCAGAACAAGATTCACCCGGGCGAAGCCGCCGACAAGAACCTGTACGACCTGCCGCCGGAAGAGGATGCAAAGATCCCGACCGTGTGTGCCGGCCTCGATCAGGCGCTCGAAGCGCTCGACAAGGATCGCGAGTTCCTGACGCGCGGCGGAGTGTTTACCGACGCGATGATCGATGCGTACCTGGGTCTGAAGGAAGCCGAACTGCAACGCGTGCGTATGACCACGCACCCGGTCGAGTTCGAACTGTACTACTCGCTGTAA
- the glnL gene encoding nitrogen regulation protein NR(II): MVLKNLIKARKGHAEALSDDPQLVDSGLLTGFEALPTVVLVLEKRTLRVAFANPSAEAMLELSRRQLRQMAWPDIFTNADELVATIASIAAQRFHATHLDAVLERTAHEPLHVHAIVGFLESAPDYVLLELFENERHMRSDREERIHDLTAVNKQLIRNLAHEIKNPLGGIRGAAQLLEFELGARERDELREYTQVIIKESDRLQTLVDRLLEPHRHPHVVGDVNIHEVCERVRAVIMAEFPRGLTIERDYDVSVPDLRGDKEQLIQALLNIVRNAAEALRERISQGDARIELRTRIARKVTVAKRLCKLALDLHIIDNGPGIPNEIRDRIFYPLVSGREDGSGLGLTLAQTFVQQHDGLIEVESRPGHTEFQILLPLDC; encoded by the coding sequence ATGGTTCTGAAGAATCTGATCAAGGCGAGAAAGGGACATGCGGAGGCGCTGTCCGACGACCCGCAACTCGTCGACTCCGGCCTGCTGACGGGTTTCGAAGCGTTGCCGACCGTCGTGCTCGTGCTCGAGAAGCGCACGCTGCGGGTGGCGTTTGCGAATCCGTCCGCGGAAGCGATGCTCGAACTGTCGCGGCGTCAGCTCAGGCAGATGGCGTGGCCCGATATTTTCACGAACGCCGACGAACTCGTCGCGACGATCGCATCGATCGCGGCGCAACGTTTTCATGCGACGCATCTCGACGCGGTGCTCGAACGCACCGCACACGAGCCGCTGCATGTGCATGCGATAGTCGGCTTCCTCGAGAGCGCACCTGACTACGTGCTGCTCGAACTGTTCGAAAACGAGCGCCATATGCGCTCGGATCGCGAAGAGCGCATTCACGATCTGACCGCGGTCAACAAGCAGTTGATCCGCAATCTTGCCCACGAAATCAAGAATCCGCTCGGTGGGATTCGCGGGGCGGCGCAGTTGCTCGAATTCGAACTCGGCGCGCGCGAGCGCGACGAACTGCGCGAATACACGCAGGTGATCATCAAGGAATCGGACCGGCTGCAGACGCTCGTAGACCGTCTGCTGGAGCCGCACCGTCATCCGCATGTGGTTGGCGACGTGAACATTCACGAAGTGTGCGAGCGTGTGCGCGCGGTGATCATGGCCGAGTTTCCACGCGGCCTCACGATCGAGCGCGACTACGACGTGAGCGTGCCGGACCTGCGCGGCGACAAGGAACAACTGATCCAGGCGCTGCTGAACATCGTACGTAACGCAGCGGAAGCGCTGCGTGAACGGATTTCGCAAGGCGATGCGCGTATCGAGTTGCGCACGCGTATCGCGCGCAAGGTGACCGTTGCAAAACGCCTGTGCAAGCTGGCACTGGACTTGCATATCATCGACAACGGCCCAGGCATTCCGAATGAGATTCGCGACCGTATCTTCTACCCACTCGTTTCCGGGCGCGAAGACGGCAGCGGTCTTGGTCTCACACTGGCGCAGACCTTCGTGCAACAGCACGATGGACTGATCGAAGTGGAGAGCCGCCCGGGGCACACCGAGTTTCAGATTTTGCTGCCGCTCGACTGCTAG
- a CDS encoding EI24 domain-containing protein, which yields MNDLLRSFGRALTSALHPRMLWMTFVPFAAATVVWGVILWFFWQTLTGVARTWLDSWSFTTTLYGLFNWLGFSSLHAVIAPFLVIALAIPLIVVSVLLLIATLSMPAVIRHLSQRQFANLEMRRGGTWYGSLAHSLFTTLICLVLLVVTLPLWLVPPFFALIPPLLWGWLTYRVMTYDALALHASADERRALIRRYRLPLLLIGVASGLLGSLPTLLWASSVWLIVLFPVVTAVTIWIYAFILVFSALWFGYYCLRALQRMRAEEQGARTTATPY from the coding sequence ATGAATGATCTGTTGCGCTCGTTCGGGCGCGCGCTGACCAGTGCGCTCCACCCGCGCATGCTCTGGATGACCTTTGTGCCGTTTGCGGCGGCAACGGTCGTGTGGGGCGTGATTCTCTGGTTCTTCTGGCAGACGCTGACCGGCGTTGCGCGCACATGGCTCGATAGCTGGTCGTTCACGACGACGCTGTACGGGCTTTTCAACTGGCTCGGGTTTTCGTCGCTGCATGCGGTGATCGCACCGTTCCTCGTCATCGCGCTCGCCATCCCGCTGATCGTCGTCTCCGTGCTTCTGCTGATCGCCACGCTGTCGATGCCGGCGGTGATCCGGCATCTGTCGCAGCGGCAGTTCGCGAACCTCGAGATGCGGCGCGGCGGCACATGGTACGGCAGCCTCGCGCATTCGCTGTTCACCACGCTGATCTGCCTCGTGCTGCTCGTGGTGACGCTGCCGCTCTGGCTCGTGCCGCCGTTCTTCGCGCTGATTCCGCCGTTGCTGTGGGGCTGGCTCACCTACCGCGTGATGACTTACGATGCGCTTGCGCTGCACGCAAGTGCGGACGAACGACGTGCGCTGATCCGGCGCTACCGGTTACCGTTGCTGCTGATCGGCGTCGCGAGCGGCTTGCTCGGCTCGCTGCCTACCTTGCTGTGGGCATCGTCGGTCTGGTTGATTGTGCTGTTTCCGGTGGTGACCGCAGTGACCATCTGGATCTATGCGTTCATCCTCGTGTTTTCCGCGCTCTGGTTCGGCTACTACTGCCTGCGCGCGCTGCAACGGATGCGCGCCGAAGAGCAGGGCGCCCGCACGACGGCGACCCCTTACTGA